From the bacterium genome, the window CGGCGACCCAGCTGCCCCACGAGGTCGAGCCTCCAGGGGTCAAAGACGGCCTACCGCGCACCACTCCCGTCGGAGCGCCGCCCGAGCAAGATGTCTGACTCTGTCAAAGTGCCCCGGTTCCAATATACAAGGGGTGAGGACGCCGTTAGGAGCGGGGCTCTCCAGAGCCGCACGTCGTTCGGGCCTGCGGCCAACCGTCCTGCGGACGGTGGTGGTTGGTGGTCAGCCTGATCCCCGGCGCTGAAGCGCCGGGCTGTGGTACGGCCCTGCGGGCCGCCGAGCGTCCTGCGGACGCGAACTGGCGGCGGCAGACAACGAGATTACGCACGGGATTTGGCCGAGAGGTCTCTTCGCACCTCCTGAGGCACTGGCGCATCGATCTGGGAACGTGTCACGATCCCCAGAGAAGTGTTGCGGCGAAGGTTGGCGCACGAGTACAATACCGGCAGACGCCGACAAACCGCATGGGGGCACCCCACGATGGGCAGCACCGACTCCTGCGAAGAACTACCCATAGACTGCCACCTGCAGCACATTGGCCAAGGCACACTCATCTGTCGCGGCGCCGCTCAGGGCGATCACCGTACAAACGAGGTCACGTCCGAGATCTGCGCCGCTTGCGACGTCGGTAAGATATTTCGGGAAGTCGGGTGTGACGCCTCGACCGCCAAGATCTTGGTTTGGCGAATGGGCGGCGGATCACAGGCCGAGGTGGACAGCATACTGTGCGTTCGCCGCAAGCGCGAAACGAGTCTCGAGTACTGTCGAACATGCGACATTGTCGTTGCTCCAACGACACGCACGGCGGTAACGGGCGCACGCGGCCTGTTCGCCGACCAGGACTTCTATACTGCATATCAGGATCTCGAGAAGGCGCGGCAAGCCATCCGCGACGGCAAGCTCGACGACAGCATCACGGCTAGCGTCGCCTCTCTGGAAAGCACCATGCGTGTGTGCCATGAGCGCTTCGGTGCGTCGCTGCCAGACAGCAAGGACGTGACCGGGCTCTGGAAATCCACCCGCGAACTGCTTCGGCTGCAGGAGTATGCAGAGGAGACCGGTCCGATTGG encodes:
- a CDS encoding abortive infection family protein, with the protein product MGSTDSCEELPIDCHLQHIGQGTLICRGAAQGDHRTNEVTSEICAACDVGKIFREVGCDASTAKILVWRMGGGSQAEVDSILCVRRKRETSLEYCRTCDIVVAPTTRTAVTGARGLFADQDFYTAYQDLEKARQAIRDGKLDDSITASVASLESTMRVCHERFGASLPDSKDVTGLWKSTRELLRLQEYAEETGPIGLLNTLAGAVGQLGNVRNQLSDAHGKGVVPPTVTEAVAELAITTSAALSTFIVRCFAAREKERAADGD